DNA sequence from the Clostridium kluyveri genome:
ATTCCAGCAAGGAGACCAGAATGTAATTAAAACTTTAAATTCATTTAGTAATTCTGATAGTGGTGATTTTCAGGTTGACGACATGATTGTCTTTGATGATACTACGCATCTAAAAACAGAATATGATTATCAAATGCAATATATTGGAGATATAGGAACAGATAATAAGGAATATGGCTGTGAAATAGATACAAACATTTTTAAAAGTATAGAAGATATACAAGAAAATACAGATGGGGTGAATGAAGTAATTGCTATAATTGCAATTCCAATGGATAGATTGTTAATTGCCAGTGGCGATAAAGATTTAAGTTATGTACAAAGTATAGATTATTTTAAGGTAACAGCCACAGGAAGTAATTTGAAAATAGTTGTAAGTGTAGATTCAGGTGAATCATGGAAAACTTTTAATACAGACCACTGGGAAGATGTGAATTTAACTGTAGAAGATGTAAAAGCAAGAGGAATAAGCATTAACACATTTAATGCTATAAATTCTACCTATTGGAATTTACTTAATGCAAATAAAAAGATAAGATTTGCTTATTTGTTAGCTATGGATTCTATAGATGATGTAGAAAATATAGATGATTTAGAATTACAGTATGATGGTCAAGGGAAATGGGTGCAATCCAAAGAAGATACTTATGATGTGGTTTATAGCAGTAACACTAATTTACAAGTACTTTTGAAATTTAGTGGAGATGTGAAAATAAATTATTGAAAGATTGGGAGGCAATAATAAATGGCAAATGGAAGTTTTGCAGGAGGAGATGGAACTACATCTAATCCATATTTAATAGAAGATGCTTTAGATTTAAATGCTATTAGAAATGGCTTAGGTAAATCTTATAAATTGATTAAAGATATAGATTTAAATATATCTCCATATAATAATGGAGAAGGTTGGACTCCTATTGGAAGTGCTAATCCTTCTTTTACAGGGGTATTTGATGGTAATGGTCATATTATTTCTAATTTATTTATAAATAAGCCAACTATTGAAATTGTAGGTTTATTTGGATATGTAAGACCCCCTGCAATTATTAAAAATGTAGGAATTGTTAATATTAATGTAACAGGATCGCGATATGTAGGAGGAATTGTAGGGTATAATACTGGAGGCACTATAGCTAATTGTCATTCTAATGGTAATATAAGTGCAACAAGTTATAATGTTGGAGGAATTATAGGGTATAATACAGCTTCGGCCAATAGTATTATATCTAATTGTTACTCTACTTGTAATGTAGCTTCTGTTGGTAGTTATGCAGGGGGAATTGCAGCAAATAATGATTATCGAGCTATTATAAGAAATTGTTATTTTGCTGGTACCATAACTTTTGAACAAAATATGTATATAGGAGGTATTGCTGGACGTAATACAGATACAGATGGGAGTATTGTATCTAATTCTTATTGGGACAAAGAAGCATCTGGTATATCTACATCAGCAGGAGGGACAGGACTCACAACAGTACAGATGAAAACTCCTTCAAGTTTCGTAGATTGGGATACACAAGTACTAGACAATGGAGTTACTAAGGTATGGAAATTAAAAGAAGGAGAGTATCCTAAGTTATGGTTTGAAAAACCTCCAAATAAATATCTCATAATGCGAGATAACCAATATTATAGTATACAAAATAACATATTGACTTTATTAGGAACACCAACAGACGATACACAGAAGGAGGAATTGTTTAATAATTATGGTGTAGAAGACTTGAAAGAAGCATTGTTAACTCCAGATGCAAATGGAAATAAATTAATTGATAGTTTGAATGATCAATTTGAAATTAGAATGATGAAGGCAAAATAGGAGCTAGAGATGGCTTTTTTATTTTGCCTTGAAAATATGGTATCATTAAATTAGAAACATATTATGAAGTATGATATTAGTATAATAAAAATAAGAGTTGAACTATATTTATCGAAAGGATATACATTTAGATGGATAATAATGTCTTGTGGTATTTAGAAGAACAAATCGAAAGAACTATAAACAATTTAAGAAAACGAAATATGGCAGGTTTTTTCGTTAAGGATGATGTTGAACTAAAAGGACTTTTAAAAGAACTTATAGATGAAAATTCTGTAGTAGGTGTAGGAGATTCAATGACACTCTTTGAAACAGGTACTATAGATTTTCTGCGTAAAGGAAACTACGTTTTTTTAGATAAGTACAGAGAAGATATTACAAGTGAAGATAAA
Encoded proteins:
- a CDS encoding GLUG motif-containing protein; the protein is MANGSFAGGDGTTSNPYLIEDALDLNAIRNGLGKSYKLIKDIDLNISPYNNGEGWTPIGSANPSFTGVFDGNGHIISNLFINKPTIEIVGLFGYVRPPAIIKNVGIVNINVTGSRYVGGIVGYNTGGTIANCHSNGNISATSYNVGGIIGYNTASANSIISNCYSTCNVASVGSYAGGIAANNDYRAIIRNCYFAGTITFEQNMYIGGIAGRNTDTDGSIVSNSYWDKEASGISTSAGGTGLTTVQMKTPSSFVDWDTQVLDNGVTKVWKLKEGEYPKLWFEKPPNKYLIMRDNQYYSIQNNILTLLGTPTDDTQKEELFNNYGVEDLKEALLTPDANGNKLIDSLNDQFEIRMMKAK
- a CDS encoding signal peptidase II, whose product is MSEFFSVTLNKDVVLDDSVTNNFAGWTGQKILDEIIRHRVTRFESLDDVNAANKKDKQVVVYSDDMKKFTTIDVETIGDAAGLSLKQISKMGVVGSTSSPYVVDIPVNTLDFKVPRVNVLQFQQGDQNVIKTLNSFSNSDSGDFQVDDMIVFDDTTHLKTEYDYQMQYIGDIGTDNKEYGCEIDTNIFKSIEDIQENTDGVNEVIAIIAIPMDRLLIASGDKDLSYVQSIDYFKVTATGSNLKIVVSVDSGESWKTFNTDHWEDVNLTVEDVKARGISINTFNAINSTYWNLLNANKKIRFAYLLAMDSIDDVENIDDLELQYDGQGKWVQSKEDTYDVVYSSNTNLQVLLKFSGDVKINY